From Candidatus Latescibacter sp., the proteins below share one genomic window:
- a CDS encoding conserved phage C-terminal domain-containing protein: MKWFKHLTDWRNDKDIREAEKELALPGYRFYISLKEIYGRNFNEIDESGYLKFNLKILKEEIKISNKKMLKLLKFFKEKERIDYRIINEDIMIQIPEFIRLANNWEIRRKKGFVDKITKILQNEGKKKKIEEEKKDTKEKEFETAQEILNYLNQKTGKNLKDIAVILMQLRKGKKKEEFIKIIDTKFDDQFFQRNPRLYNQATLFGGDHFERYLNENNKKRENKNEKETCDTNLHDTHEFIGQIYMAYIKTTLLDAQSMFNYILHDYNIYDIFENENLNHVMNEINIVEIKKRKIKYFLGKEATEEHKRLLKIFKEKTGYKTIEQKEVPEDFIKSGFYRYNRELLLRTGVKEWFEWKK, translated from the coding sequence ATGAAGTGGTTCAAGCATCTGACAGATTGGAGAAACGACAAGGATATAAGGGAGGCGGAGAAAGAACTGGCGCTGCCCGGATACAGGTTCTACATATCATTGAAAGAGATATACGGAAGAAATTTCAACGAAATTGACGAAAGCGGATATTTGAAATTCAACCTGAAAATTTTGAAAGAAGAAATCAAGATAAGCAACAAAAAAATGTTGAAATTACTCAAATTTTTCAAAGAAAAAGAGAGAATCGATTACAGAATAATAAATGAAGATATAATGATACAAATACCTGAGTTCATTAGACTTGCAAACAATTGGGAAATAAGAAGAAAAAAAGGATTTGTTGATAAAATCACAAAAATACTACAAAATGAAGGAAAGAAAAAAAAAATAGAAGAAGAAAAGAAAGATACAAAAGAAAAAGAATTCGAGACAGCGCAAGAGATATTGAATTATTTGAACCAAAAGACAGGAAAAAATTTAAAAGATATAGCAGTTATACTTATGCAGTTGAGAAAAGGAAAAAAAAAGGAAGAGTTCATAAAAATAATAGACACAAAATTTGACGACCAATTTTTCCAGAGAAACCCTAGGCTGTACAATCAAGCGACACTTTTCGGCGGCGACCATTTCGAGCGTTATTTAAACGAAAACAACAAAAAACGAGAAAACAAAAATGAAAAAGAAACATGCGATACGAATCTACATGATACACATGAATTTATTGGCCAAATATATATGGCTTACATTAAAACTACATTACTTGATGCACAGAGTATGTTTAATTACATTCTTCATGATTATAACATTTATGATATATTTGAAAATGAAAATTTAAACCATGTGATGAACGAAATAAACATAGTAGAAATAAAGAAAAGAAAAATAAAATATTTCTTAGGAAAGGAGGCGACGGAAGAACATAAAAGATTATTAAAAATATTCAAAGAAAAAACAGGATACAAAACAATCGAGCAGAAAGAAGTACCGGAAGATTTTATAAAATCCGGCTTCTACAGATACAATAGGGAATTACTTTTAAGGACCGGAGTCAAAGAATGGTTTGAATGGAAAAAATAA